Genomic window (Caldinitratiruptor microaerophilus):
GGCAGGGCCATGCGCGCGGTGGGACAGGACCGATCGGCCGCGGCCCTGGTGGGTATCAACGTCTACCGGATGTATGACGTGGCCTTCGGCGTCGGTCTCGCCCTACTGGGTGTGGCAGGCTCCGTCCTCGTGCCCTTCTACTACGTGCAGCCGTCCGTCGGCCAGATCTTCGGTACCCGGGCTTTCATCACCGTGGTGCTGGGCGGGCTGGGCAGCGTGCCGGGCGCCCTCGTGGGCGGGCTGCTGATCGGGATCGTGGAGTCGGTGGCCGCCCAGTTCATGGAGTCGACCTGGACCCAAGTACTGATCAACTACGGCTTCCTGGCCTTCCTCTTCATCAAGCCCTCCGGCCTGTTCGGGTCGCCGTATGACGCCTGATTGGGGGTATGGAGGCGTTGGCCAAGCGCAAGCTTCTGGCCGTACTGCTGGCGGTGGCAGCTCTGGCGGTGGTGCCGCTGGTCATCACCCAGCCTTATTACCTGCACACGGCCATCATGGTGCTGTACTTTGCCTACCTGAGTTCCTCCTGGAACATCGTAGGGGGATTCGCCGGCCAGCTTTCCCTCGGCCACTCGGCCTACCTGGCTATCGGGGCGTACACGTCCACCTTGCTCTTCATCAACACCGGGCTCACGCCATGGATAGGCATGGTGATCGGTGGCTTGCTGGCGGCCGCGGTGGCGGTGGTGGTTGGCCTGCCGACTTTCCGGCTGAGGGGTGCCTACTATGCCCTTGCCACCGTCGCCTTCTCCGAGGGCTTCCGAGTCATCCTTGAGAGCACCAGTCACATCGGCTCGTGGGAGACCGGTGCCGCCGAAGGCTTGCAGGTACCGCTCAGGGGCGAGGCGCCCGCTGTGATGCAGTTCCTGGACAAGACGCCTTATTACTACTTGATTCTGGCCCTGCTGGTGCTGGTCGTGTTCGTCTCCTGGTGGATTGACCGCAGCAAGCTCGGGTATTACCTCACGGCGCTGCGGGAGGACGAGGAGGCAGCCCAGGCCCTGGGTGTCAACACGGCCATGGCCAAGCTCAAAGCTGCCGCCATCAGTGCGTTCTTCACCGCGCTCGGCGGCACCTTCTACGCCCAGCTCATCCGCTTCCTGGAGCCGCCAGCCATTGCCGGCCCCGATCTCTCGGCGCAGATGGTGCTGCTCACCATCGTCGGCGGCCGGGGCACCGTGTTCGGGCCTGTCGTAGGCGGCATCCTGCTTTCCATGCTCGGCGAGTTCACCCGCGCCAAGCTCGGCGGTTCGCTGCTAGGGGTGCACCTCATCCTGTACGGCGTCGGCGTGATGATCGCCATCCTGTACAAGCCGCAAGGGTTGATCCAGCCGCTGGGCGCCTGGTGGGCCCGACTGACCGAGTCGAGGTCAGGCAAGCTGGCCGGCGTACGGGGGTGAGGGGCGATGGCCCTGCTGGAAGTTCGTAACCTGGTCAAGCGCTTCGGCGGCCTGGTGGCCACCAACGACGTCTCCTTGACTGTCGAGAAGGGCTCCATCACCGGCGTGATCGGCCCCAACGGTGCCGGCAAGACGACGCTGTTCGCCCTGATCTCAGGCTTTCACACCCCCACCAGCGGCGACATCCTGTTCGAAGGCAGGAGCATTGTTGGCCTGAAGCCATACGACCTCTGCAGGCTCGGCATCACCCGCACCTTCCAGGTCGTGAAGCCCTTTGCCGGCAAGTCGGTCCTGTACAACGCCATGGTGGGGGCCTTTGTGCGCACGAACAGCACAGCCGAGGCGGAGCGGATCGCCTTGGACGTGCTCAGGCTCACGGGTCTCTACGAGAAGAGGGACGTGCCGGCCAAGTCGCTGACCATCGTGGATCGCAAGCGCCTGGAAGTCGCGAAGGCGCTGGCCACCCGGCCCAAATTGCTGCTGCTCGATGAGGTGCTGGCCGGCCTGACGCCCAGGGAAGTGACAGAAGCGGTCGAGCTCGTCCGGACGATCCGAGCGCAAGGCGTGACCATCCTGATGATCGAGCACGTGATGCAGGCGGTCATGGCGCTCTGCGAGCGCGTCCACGTCATCCACCACGGCGAGAAGATCGCCGAGGGTACGCCGGCCGAGGTCACTCGCGACGAGAAGGTCATCCAGGCGTATTTGGGGGAGAAGTATGCCGCTGCTGGAAGTCAGTAACCTCGAAGTCCGGTACGGGGACGTCTCTGCCCTTCGGGGCATTTCCTTGCGTGTGGAGGAAGGGGAGATCGTCTCCATCGTCGGCGCCAACGGCGCCGGCAAGACCACCCTGATCAATACCCTTTCCGGTTTGCTCAAGCCGAGCGGGGGCAGCATCCGCTTCCTGGGACAGGACATCACCGACACGGAGCCCCACGACCGGGTGCCGATGGGTATCGTGCAGGTGCCGGAAGGGCGGCGGCTCTTCCCCTTGATGACGGTGATGGAGAACCTCCTGCTCGGCTCCCACGCGCCATCCGCCCGGGCGAAGCGGGAGGAGACGTTGGGGTGGGTGTTCAAGCTGCTGCCCCGGCTGGAGGAGCGCAAGGGTCAGATCGCCCGAACGCTCTCCGGCGGGGAGCAGCAGATGGTGGCCATCGGCCGGGCGCTGATGAGCCAGCCGAAGCTGCTCATGCTGGACGAGCCCTCTCTGGGCCTGGCTCCCGCCATCGTCGAGCAGATCTTCGACCTCATCCGGCAGATCAGCCGCGAAGGTGTAACGGTGCTCCTGGTAGAGCAGAACGTACACCATTCGTTAGAGCTGTCGCACCGCGGGTACGTCCTGGAGCACGGTTCCATCGTTTTGGAGGGTACAGGCCGCGAATTGCTGGGCAACGACCACGTACGCAAGGCGTACCTCGGAATGTAGGTTCTGAGGTCACCGCGTCGTCCACCGGGATGCGTCCGTGCAGGTCATGCGGGAGGGAACGGTAGCCTTGGAACGTGTGTTACGGGTCAACATGACGGACCGGAGCTACCGCATCGAGCCGCTGCCGGAGGCGTGGCGCCTCCTGGGCGGCCGTGCGATCACGAGCCGCATCGTCGCGACGGAAGTGGACCCGCTCTGCGACCCCCTCGGCCCGAACAACAAGCTGGTGCTGGCGCCCGGCCTCCTTTCCGGGACCACCCTCAGCAGTTCCAGCCGCATCTCCGCGGGGGCCAAGAGCCCGCTCACCGGGGGGATCAAGGAGTCGAACGGCGGTGGCCAGAGCGGGCTGAAGCTGGCCCAGCTCGGCTACCGCGCGGTGATCATCGAGGGTCAACCGCGCGAGGCGGGCTGGTGGCTCCTGGTGATCGGGCCGGAGTCGGTCCGGTTCGAGCGCGCGGACGACCTGGCCGGGCTCGGGCAGTACGAGACGGCGCGGCGGCTCTTCGAGCGGTTCGGCCGCAAGGTGGGGCTCTCGGTCATCGGGCCGGCGGGCGAGATGAAGATGAACATCGCCGGGATCGGCAACACCGACCCGGAGGGCCGGCCCGGCCGGATGTGCGCGCGGGGCGGCCTCGGCGCCGTGATGGGGTCGAAGGGGCTCAAGGCGATCGTCTACGAGGACGTGGGGTGGAACCCGCCGAGGAGCCTGGACGAGGCCGTCTGGAAGGCGGCCAGCAAGGCGTACGTCCAGGAACTGCGCACGCAGCCCGCCACGGCCGAGCGGTACCCCAAGCTCGGCACCCTGGGCGTGCTGGAGCTGGTGAACAAGGTCGGCGGGCTGCCGGTCCACAACTTCCGCTGGGGGCAGGACGAGCGGGCGCTGGAGATCGGCGGGATCCGGGTGCGGGAGATCATCCTGGAGCGGGGCGGCCAGACCACGCACTCGTGCATGACCGGCTGCATCATCCAGTGCTCGAACGTGTTCGTCGACAAGGAGGGCCAGGAGATCGCCTCCTCGATGGAGTTCGAGACCCACGGCCTCCTGGGCTCCAACCTGGAGATCTTCGACGTCGACTGGATCGCCCGCTTCACCCGCGAGTGCAACGACCTCGGGGTGGACACCATCGAGACCGGAGGCGCCATGGGCGTGGCGATGGAAGCGGGTGTCATCCGGTGGGGCGACGCGGAGGGCGTGATGCGCCTGATGGGGGAGATCCGGGCGGGCACCGTGCTCGGCCGGGTGCTGGGAGCGGGTGCCGGCATCGCCGGCAAGGTCCTGGGCGTGCAGCGGGTGCCGGTCGTGAAGAACCAGACGATCTCCGCGTACGACCCCCGGGCCGTGAAGGGCAACGGCGTGACCTACGCGACGAGCCCCATGGGGGCCGACCACACGTGCGGGAACACCATCGCCCTTCCCATCGACCACCTCGACCCCTCCGACAAGGTGGCCGTGTCCCGGGAGATGCAGATCGTCGCCACGGCGCTGGACGTGCTGGGCTTCTGCAACTTCGCCCGGGGCGTCATGAGTGCGACCCCGCAGACCTTCGCCGACCTGTTCAACGCCCGGATGGGGACGAACTTCACGCCGGAAGAGATCCGGCGCTACGCCGTGGACGTGATAAAGCAAGAGATCGAGTTCAACCGCCGGGCGGGGCTCGGTCCGGAGACGGACCGGCTGCCGGAGTGGCTGCGCACGGAGCCGCTGCCGCCGCACGGCGCGGTGTTCGACGTGCCGGAGGCGGAGCTCGATCGCATCTGGGAGGGGTACTGACCCGGCCGCGGCCAGACAGCCGGCTGCGACGACCCGTGAGACGAGCCAGCCCTGGGCACGGGGGCTGGCTCTGTCTGGCTCACTCGTTCAGCTCGCGGCGCTCCCCCGTCACCATGTAGATGACCCACTCGCCGATGTTCGTGGCGTGGTCGCCGATGCGCTCCAGGTGCATGGCCACGAAGAGAAGCTGGGCCGCCTGCGGCACGGTGGACGGATCGCGCCCCATGATGGGGACCAGCTCGTCGAAGATCTGCCGGTAGAGGTGGTCCAGCTCGTGGTCGCGCTTGATCATGTCGTAGGCCAGGTCGGCGTCCTGCCGGATGTAGGCCGTGAGCGCGTCCCGGACCATCCCCTGGGCGATCTCGCCCATGCGCGGGATGTCGATCAGCGGCTTGATGAAGGGCTGATCGCCGAGCCGGATCGTGATCCTCGCGATGTCCACGGCGTGGTCGGCGAGCCGCTCGAGGTCGGTGATCGCCTTCAGCGTGGCGCCGATCACCCGGAGGTCGCTGGCCATGGGCTGCTGCAGCGCCACCAGGGTGAGGCAGCGCTCCTCGATCTCAAGCTCCATGGCGTCGATGGCGTCGTCGCCGTCGATGACCTGCTGCGCGAGGGCCGTATCCCGCTGGATGAGGCTACGCAGGGCGCCTGCGATGGCCTCCTCCACCCGGGTGCCCATGCGGGCCAGGTCCCGGCGCAGGTCGGCCAGTTCCTGATGGAAGGACTGGCGGGTCATGATTACCCGAACCTCCCCGTGACGTAGTCCTCGGTGCGCCGGTCCCGCGGGCGGGTGAAGAGCGTCCGGGTGGGTCCGCACTCGACCAGCTCCCCGCTGAGGAAGAAGGCCGTCTGGTCCGACACCCGGGCGGCTTGCTGCATGTTATGGGTGACGATCACGATGGTGTACCGTTCCTTCAGCGAGTGGATGAGGTCCTCGATGCGGGCCGTCGCGGCCGGGTCGAGGGCCGAGGCGGGCTCGTCCATGAGGAGCACCTCCGGCTCGACGGCCAGCGCCCGGGCGATGCACAGGCGCTGCTGCTGGCCGCCGCTGAGGCCCAGGGCCGAGTGGTGCAGCCGGTCGCGCACCTCGTCCCACAGGGCGGCGGCCGTCAGGCTGCGCTCGACGATCTCCATGAGCCGGCTGCGGCTCTTGATCCCGTGGAGCCGCGGGCCGTAGGCCACGTTGTCGAAGATCGACATCGGGAACGGGTTCGGGCGCTGGAAGACCATGCCGACCCGGGTGCGCAGGTCGATGACGTCGAGGTCCGGCCCGTAGACGTCGACCCCGTCGAGCAGGACCTTCCCGGTCATGCGGAACCCGCTCACCAGATCGTTCATCCGGTTGAGCGTGCGCAGGAAGGTGGACTTGCCGCAGCCGGACGGGCCGATCAGCGCCGTGACCGACCGGGCCGGGATGTCCAGCGTGATGCCCTTCAGCGCGTGGAAGTTTCCGTAGTAGACGTGAAGGTCCTGCACCGAGAACGCGGTGCGCGCCGGGGCGGCGGCAAGCGGCTCGGACAACGGTCTCAGCTCCTTCTACGACGGCAGGCTGCCCGTGCGGCGCCGGTACCAGGCCCGGGCCGGCAGGGCGACGGCCAGGTTGAAGGCGAGGACCATCAGCACCAGGAGGGCGGCCGCGCCGGCCTGGATGCGGTCGGCGTCCGGCACGATGGGGTTCGACCCGGTGGCCCAGAGGTGCACGGCCAGGGTCGCGCCGGAGGCCAGGGGGTCGAAGTCGGGGAAGAACCGGGAGGCGGTGGTGCCGGCCGTGAACACGAGGATGGCCGTCTCCCCCAGCGCCCGCCCGGCGACCAGGGTGATCCCGGTGACCAGGCCGGGGAGCGCCGCCGGCAGCACCACGCGGGTCACGGTCTGGAAGCGGGTCGCTCCCAGCGCCAGGCTTGCCTCCCGGTAGGAGTCCGGGACCGACCGGATGGCGGCCTCGGTCACGTTGACCAGGACCGGCAGGTTCAGCAGGCCCAGCGCCAGGGCGCCGCCGAGGATGGTGAACCCCAGCCCCAGCCACTGCACGAAGATGAGCATGCCGAAGAGGCCGAGCACGATGGAAGGGACCGTGGCGAGGGCCTCGGTGCTCAGGCGGATGAGATCGGTGAACCGGCCCGGCCGGGCGTACTCGGCGAGCCAGATCCCCGCCCCCATGCCGACGGGCACGGAGAAGACAAGTGAGAGGGTGAGGATATAAAAGGAATTGAACAGGAAGGGCCCGACCCCTCCTCCTGCCGAGATCTGGCTGGGGAGCCCGAAGAGGAAATCCGGGGTCAGGTGCGGCAACCCCTGGCCGAGGATGTGGAGGAGGAACCAGGCCAGGATGGCGAGGATGAGGGCCATGGCCGCCCACAGGAGGCCGGTGCCGAGGCGGTCGGCGAGGCGCTTGTCCACCGCGCTACCCCCTTCCCGACGCGTACGCCGCGCGCCGGCCCAGCGCCCGCACGGCGAGGATGAGCCCCAGGGAGATGAGGAGGAGCAGGAAGGCCATGAAGAACAGGGCGTCCGCCCACGGGGTCCCGTAGGGGGCGTTCCCCATCTCCGTGACGATCTCGCTCGTGAGGGTCGCCGTCGGCGTCCAGAGGCTCACGGGGAGGCGCGGGCTGTTGCCGATCACCATCTGCACCGCCATGGTCTCGCCGATCGCGCGCGCCATCGCCAGGATGATGCCGGCGAGGATGCCGGGGCGGGCGGCCGGGACGAGCACCCGCCAGATGGTCTGCCAGCGGGTGGCGCCCAGGGCCAGCGATCCCTCCACCAGCGGGCGCGGAACCGCCCGCAGCGCGTCCTCGGCGATGCCGATGACCGTGGGGAGGATCATGATGCCGAGGATCACCCCGGCGGCCAGGAGGCCGAAGCCCGAGCCGCCGCCGGCGAGCCGGTCCCGGATGAAGGGCACGAAGATGGTGAGGCCGATCCAGCCGTAGACGACGGACGGGATGCCCACGAACAGGTCGACGGCCGGGCGCAGCACGGCCCGCAGCCGGGGCCCGGCAAGCTCCGAGAGCACGATGGCGCCGGCGAGCCCGAGCGGAGCCCCCACGAGCAGCGCCAGGGCGGTGACCGCCAGGGAGCCGACGATGAACGTGGCGGCACCGTACTGCTCCGGCGGCTGCCAGCGGGTCGAGAGGAAGAACTCCAGGGGGCTGATCGACCGGAAGGCCGCCAGCCCCTGGAGCCCCAGGAAGAGGATGATGGCGAACACCGTCAGCGCCACGGCGGCCGCGCTGAAGACGAACAGGGCGCGGTTCAGCCGGTCCCAGGCGTGGGCCGCTCCGGCCCGGGCGGGCGGCCGGCGGCCCACCAGCGCGTGCGTGTTCACCGCTCCGACCCCCTCAGCGGCTCATCTTGCTGACCGGGATGAAGCCCATCTTCGGAAGCACCCGCTCCTGGAAGTCCGGACTGAGGATGTATTCGATGAAGGCCTTGGTGGCCCCGGCAGGCTCGCCTCGGGTGAACATGTGCTCGTACGCGAAGATCGGGTACTTCCCGCGGATCACCGCGTCGACCGAGTACTCCACGCCCTCGAAGGCCACCCCTTTCACGCTCTGGTCGAGGTAGGCCGCGTCGATGTACCCGATGCTGCCCGGCGTGCTCGCCACCGTGGCCCGCACCTTGCCGTTCGAGTCCTGGACCACGGCCCGGTCGGTCACCTCCGCCCCGTCCAGCACGATCCGCTGGATCGTGGCCCGGGAGCCGGACGAGCGGGGACGGTCGACCACGGTGATGGCCTGATCCGGCCCGCCCACCTCGCGCCAGTTCGTGATCTTGCCCGTGAAGATCCCCTTAGCCTGTTCCTTCGTCAGGTTCGTGACCCCCACGCCGGGGTGGGTGACGAGAACGAAGGGCGCGACGGCGACGCGGTGGTCGACGAGGTTCTTGCCCTGCAGTTCCGGCGGCAGGTCCACGTCGGAGTTGCCGATGTCCACCGACCCGGCGGCGACCTGGGTGAGGCCGGTGAACGAGCCGCCGCCGCTCACGTTCACGGTGACGCCCGGGTTCTTCTGCATGAACTCTTCCGCGGCTTGCTGCACCAGGGGGAGGAGGGCCGTGGAGCCGGCGGCGGTGACCTTCCCGCTCACGGCCCCCCCGCCGCCTTCCCCGCCCGGAGCGGGCGGCGTCTGGGCCCCCCGTCGCGCGCAGGCGGTGACGGTGAAGACCAGGAGGGCTGCCACGACGACCCCGACGTGTCGACGACCGTGCACGCGCATCCGGATTGCCTCCCTGCGCCATGGGTGATCCTGTTGCCGCATCCAGCATGTCACCCGCGCATGAAGGTGATCTTGCTCCCGGATTAAGATTCGATTAAGACGCCTGCGCCCTGCCCGGTGCCTGCCGCCGGCAAGACGAAGTGGATGGCGGTGCCCTCCCCCGGCCGGCTCTCCGCCCACACCCGCCCCCCATGGCCTTCGACGATGTGCTTGACGATCGCCAGCCCCAGCCCGGTCCCGCCGGTGGTGCGCTCCCGCCCGCGCTCGACCCGGTAGAACCGCTCGAAGATGCGGGGGAGGGCCTCGGGTGGGATGCCCGTGCCCGTGTCGATCACGGCGATGTGCACCCCCTCCGGGATCGCCTGGGCCCGGATGGTGATCCGCCCGCCCCGGGGGGTGTGCTGGACGCTGTTCTCCACGAGGTTGGTCAGGGCCTGATCGATCCGGCGCGGGTCGGCGGGGGCGGGTAGCGTGGCGGGCGCCTCCACGGCCAGCTCGAGGCCCGCCTCCTCCGCGCGGGGCCGGAGGCGCGCGGCCGCCTCGCGGACGAGCCGCGCCAGGTCGGTGGGCACCGGCCGGATCGCCTGGGGATCCGACTCGAGCCGGGCCAGGTCGAGGAGTTCCTGCACCAGGTCGCTGAGGCGCCGGGCCTCGGCATCGATGATCTGGACGAAGCGCCGCGCGTCCCCGGGCTCCTCCAGGGCTCCCTGCAGGAGCGTCTCGGCGAAGCCGCGGATGGCCGTGACGGGCGTCTTCAGCTCGTGGGACACGTTGGCGATGAGGTCGCGGCGGACGGCCTCGACCCGCCGGGCCTCCGTGATGTCGTGCAGCACCAGGATGGCCCCGCCGCCGGGCCCGTGCCCCGGGGTGGCGCTGGCCTCGAGCCAGCGCGCCGGGGGGCCCTCGCGGCGGATGGTCACCCGGGCGGGGCGCCCGCCCAGGGCGGCGTCGACCGCGCCGGAAAGCGCCGTCTGCCGGAGCGCCTCGACGTGATGGCGGCCCCGGTCGGCAGGGGAGAGGCCCAGGAAGCGGTCGGCGGCCGGGTTGGAGCGGGCCACGGCGCCGGTCCGGTCGACGTACACCACGCCCACGGGCATCTGGTCCAGCACGGTGTCGAGGAGGTCCCGCTCCGCCTGGGCGGCCTCCAGGTGCTCCTCCATGCGCCGCGCGGCGTGGTTGAGGGCCCGGGCGAGGCTCCTCACCTCGGCGTCCGGCAGGTCGGCGTAGACCCGCCGCCCGGGCTCGCCCCGGGCGAGCGCGTCCACGGCGCGCGCCATCTCCGCCAGCACCCCCTGGAGCCGGCGCGCGACCCGCGCGCCCAGGGCCGCGGCCCCGGCGGTTGCCACCAGGGCGGACGCGCCTGCCGCCGCGGCGAGGCGGCGCCCCGCCGGGTCCCCCCGGGGGACGTCCGCCAGGACGAGGGTCGAGCCGGCGACGACGGCCGCGGCACCCAGGCCCGCCAGGGCGTGGGTCAGGAGAAGGCGCGACCCGAGGGAGCGGCTCACCCTCACCCCTCCCGGAGCTTGTAGCCGGCGCCGCGCACGGTGACGATCCAGCGGGGGTCGGCCGGGTCGTCCTCGATCTTCTCGCGCAGGTGGCGGATGTGCACGTCGACCAGCCGGGGGTCGCCGAAGTAGTCCACTCCCCACACCCGGTCGAGGAGCTGCTCCCGGCTGAGCACGATGCCCGGGTGGGTCATGAAGCACTCGAGGAGGGAGAACTCGGTCGGGGTGAGGTGGAGGGGCCGGTCCCCCCGGCGTGCCTCGTGGCGGGCCCGATCGAGGTAGAGCTCGCCGACTCGCAGGGCCTCCGGTTCGCCTGCGGTCAGACCGCCGGCGGGCGCGGCGGCGGCCCCCGCGCCGGCGGGGTTCCCCTGCGCCGGGCGCCCCGCCCGGCGGAGGACGGCGCGCACCCGCGCCACCAGCTCGCCGGGGCTGAAGGGCTTGGTGACGTAGTCGTCGGCCCCCAGCTCCAGGCCGACGATGCGGTCGACCTCCGCGTCGCGCGCGGTGAGGAAGATGACCGGGACGTCCCCCCGACGGCGCAGTTCCCGGCACACGTCCCGGCCATCGGCGTCCGGCAGCATGATGTCCAACAGCACCAGGTCCGGCGGGTCGGCCACGGCCGCGGCCAGCGCCTCCTTGCCGCCGCCGGCGACCCGGGTCTGGAAGCCGGCGCGCCGCAGGTTGTACTCGATCAGCGTGGCGATGGCGGGCTCGTCCTCCACGATGAGCACCTTCTGCGCCAGCAGGCATCCCCCCAGGAGGAAAGCGGCCTTCCGGGCGCCAACTCCATCGAGGTGGAACGCGCCGGCCCCGGCCCCGCCCCGGCGCGGGGCCGGGGCCTGTAGTGCCGCCCTGGCTACAGCCGGGGCCGAGACCGGACGGGGGAGGTCATCACACAGGATGGGAAAGCGGCGTCTCCAGTCCCGCGATCTGCTCGAGTTCCGGCTCGCGGGGGACGTTCAGATCGATCCGTCGGGCTCCTGGGTCTACTATACCCTCAACACGATCAACAAGGAAACCAACGACTACAACACCTCGATCTACCGGGCGGCGCCCGGGGGCGAGCCGGTCCGCTTCACGGGGGGCGAGACGGATCAGAGCCCGCGCCTGAGCCCCGACGGGCGGCTGCTCGCCTTCGTCTCGAAGCGAAGCGGCCAGCCGCAGATCTGGATCCTGCCCACGACGGGCGGGGAGGCGTGGCAGCTGACCCGGGTCCAGGGCGGGGTGCGGGAGATGGCGTGGTCGCCGGACGGGCGGCACCTGGCCTTCACCGCCATGCTGGACGACCGGGGCATCGAGCCGGAGAGGAAGGAGGACAAGGAAGAAGACCTCTACCGGAAGTTCACGAAGGGCGTCAAGGTGATCGAGGAGCTTTACCACAAGCTGGACGGCGAGGGGTTCGTCCACGAGCGCCGCCCCCAGGTGTGCGTGGTGGAGGTCCGCCCCGGCGCCGAGCCCCGGCAGCTCACCCGGCCGCCCTACCGGCACCAGGACCTGGCGTGGTCCCCGGACGGCCGGTTCCTCCTTTTCAGCAGCCGGCGCGGCCCCGATTACGACCGGGAGCCCTGGGAGACCCAGGTCTGGCGGATCCCGGCCGGCGGCGGCGAGCCCGAGCCGCTCACGCCGAAGGAGCTCGCCGCGGGTGCCCCGGCCTGGTCTCCGGACGGCCGGTGGATCGCCTTCGTGGCCGAGCGAGTGGACGAGCTCGGGTACGACAACCCCACCGTGTACGTCGTCCCCGCGGAGGGCGGGCAGCCCCGGGCGCTGGGCGCGGCGTTCGACCGGCCGGTGGGGAACCAGGCCATTACCGATCTGCCGGCTCCGGGCGGGATGAAGCTGACCTGGAGCCCCGACAGCCGGGCCGTCTTCGCCCTCTACTCGGACCACGGGCGGGTGCACCTCGCCCGGGTGGCGCTGGAGACGGGCGAGGTGACCCTGCTCACGCGCGGCGAGCGGATGGTGTACTCCGCCGCGCTGGACGCCGCCTGCCGCCGCGCCGCGCTCGGCGTGGCCGAACCCCTCGACCCGTCCCGGATCGTTCTGGCCGACCTGGAGTCGGGGCGCGAGGACGTGCTGGCTGCCCCGAACCGGGACCTCCTGGCCGCGCTCGATCTCACCCAGCCGCGCCGGTTCACCTTCCGGGCGCCGGGCGGCCCGGAGGTCGACGGCTGGATCCTCGAACCGGCCGGCCGGGAGGAAGGGAAGCGCTACCCGGCCGTGCTGGAGATCCACGGCGGCCCCATGGCGATGTACGGGGTGGGCTTCTTCTTCGAGTTCCACCTGCTGGCCGCACACGGTTACGGGGTGATCTTCACCAACCCGCGCGGCTCGCTGGGCTACGGCCACGACTTCTGCGCCGCCATCCGGGACCGCTGGGGGGACAAGGACTACGCCGACGTCATGGCCGGTCTGGA
Coding sequences:
- a CDS encoding branched-chain amino acid ABC transporter permease — encoded protein: MAKRKLLAVLLAVAALAVVPLVITQPYYLHTAIMVLYFAYLSSSWNIVGGFAGQLSLGHSAYLAIGAYTSTLLFINTGLTPWIGMVIGGLLAAAVAVVVGLPTFRLRGAYYALATVAFSEGFRVILESTSHIGSWETGAAEGLQVPLRGEAPAVMQFLDKTPYYYLILALLVLVVFVSWWIDRSKLGYYLTALREDEEAAQALGVNTAMAKLKAAAISAFFTALGGTFYAQLIRFLEPPAIAGPDLSAQMVLLTIVGGRGTVFGPVVGGILLSMLGEFTRAKLGGSLLGVHLILYGVGVMIAILYKPQGLIQPLGAWWARLTESRSGKLAGVRG
- a CDS encoding ABC transporter ATP-binding protein, producing MALLEVRNLVKRFGGLVATNDVSLTVEKGSITGVIGPNGAGKTTLFALISGFHTPTSGDILFEGRSIVGLKPYDLCRLGITRTFQVVKPFAGKSVLYNAMVGAFVRTNSTAEAERIALDVLRLTGLYEKRDVPAKSLTIVDRKRLEVAKALATRPKLLLLDEVLAGLTPREVTEAVELVRTIRAQGVTILMIEHVMQAVMALCERVHVIHHGEKIAEGTPAEVTRDEKVIQAYLGEKYAAAGSQ
- a CDS encoding ABC transporter ATP-binding protein → MLEVSNLEVRYGDVSALRGISLRVEEGEIVSIVGANGAGKTTLINTLSGLLKPSGGSIRFLGQDITDTEPHDRVPMGIVQVPEGRRLFPLMTVMENLLLGSHAPSARAKREETLGWVFKLLPRLEERKGQIARTLSGGEQQMVAIGRALMSQPKLLMLDEPSLGLAPAIVEQIFDLIRQISREGVTVLLVEQNVHHSLELSHRGYVLEHGSIVLEGTGRELLGNDHVRKAYLGM
- a CDS encoding aldehyde ferredoxin oxidoreductase C-terminal domain-containing protein, with amino-acid sequence MLRVNMTDRSYRIEPLPEAWRLLGGRAITSRIVATEVDPLCDPLGPNNKLVLAPGLLSGTTLSSSSRISAGAKSPLTGGIKESNGGGQSGLKLAQLGYRAVIIEGQPREAGWWLLVIGPESVRFERADDLAGLGQYETARRLFERFGRKVGLSVIGPAGEMKMNIAGIGNTDPEGRPGRMCARGGLGAVMGSKGLKAIVYEDVGWNPPRSLDEAVWKAASKAYVQELRTQPATAERYPKLGTLGVLELVNKVGGLPVHNFRWGQDERALEIGGIRVREIILERGGQTTHSCMTGCIIQCSNVFVDKEGQEIASSMEFETHGLLGSNLEIFDVDWIARFTRECNDLGVDTIETGGAMGVAMEAGVIRWGDAEGVMRLMGEIRAGTVLGRVLGAGAGIAGKVLGVQRVPVVKNQTISAYDPRAVKGNGVTYATSPMGADHTCGNTIALPIDHLDPSDKVAVSREMQIVATALDVLGFCNFARGVMSATPQTFADLFNARMGTNFTPEEIRRYAVDVIKQEIEFNRRAGLGPETDRLPEWLRTEPLPPHGAVFDVPEAELDRIWEGY
- the phoU gene encoding phosphate signaling complex protein PhoU — translated: MTRQSFHQELADLRRDLARMGTRVEEAIAGALRSLIQRDTALAQQVIDGDDAIDAMELEIEERCLTLVALQQPMASDLRVIGATLKAITDLERLADHAVDIARITIRLGDQPFIKPLIDIPRMGEIAQGMVRDALTAYIRQDADLAYDMIKRDHELDHLYRQIFDELVPIMGRDPSTVPQAAQLLFVAMHLERIGDHATNIGEWVIYMVTGERRELNE
- the pstB gene encoding phosphate ABC transporter ATP-binding protein PstB translates to MSEPLAAAPARTAFSVQDLHVYYGNFHALKGITLDIPARSVTALIGPSGCGKSTFLRTLNRMNDLVSGFRMTGKVLLDGVDVYGPDLDVIDLRTRVGMVFQRPNPFPMSIFDNVAYGPRLHGIKSRSRLMEIVERSLTAAALWDEVRDRLHHSALGLSGGQQQRLCIARALAVEPEVLLMDEPASALDPAATARIEDLIHSLKERYTIVIVTHNMQQAARVSDQTAFFLSGELVECGPTRTLFTRPRDRRTEDYVTGRFG
- the pstA gene encoding phosphate ABC transporter permease PstA, which gives rise to MDKRLADRLGTGLLWAAMALILAILAWFLLHILGQGLPHLTPDFLFGLPSQISAGGGVGPFLFNSFYILTLSLVFSVPVGMGAGIWLAEYARPGRFTDLIRLSTEALATVPSIVLGLFGMLIFVQWLGLGFTILGGALALGLLNLPVLVNVTEAAIRSVPDSYREASLALGATRFQTVTRVVLPAALPGLVTGITLVAGRALGETAILVFTAGTTASRFFPDFDPLASGATLAVHLWATGSNPIVPDADRIQAGAAALLVLMVLAFNLAVALPARAWYRRRTGSLPS
- the pstC gene encoding phosphate ABC transporter permease subunit PstC; its protein translation is MNTHALVGRRPPARAGAAHAWDRLNRALFVFSAAAVALTVFAIILFLGLQGLAAFRSISPLEFFLSTRWQPPEQYGAATFIVGSLAVTALALLVGAPLGLAGAIVLSELAGPRLRAVLRPAVDLFVGIPSVVYGWIGLTIFVPFIRDRLAGGGSGFGLLAAGVILGIMILPTVIGIAEDALRAVPRPLVEGSLALGATRWQTIWRVLVPAARPGILAGIILAMARAIGETMAVQMVIGNSPRLPVSLWTPTATLTSEIVTEMGNAPYGTPWADALFFMAFLLLLISLGLILAVRALGRRAAYASGRG